Proteins from a genomic interval of Numenius arquata chromosome 18, bNumArq3.hap1.1, whole genome shotgun sequence:
- the LOC141473336 gene encoding C-C motif chemokine 4-like, with protein sequence MAKAAGVVWTLLLLLAVLCCQSPAQRAPAMPDKCCFNFQMRRIKRDNIVACYPTSPECPHQAVIFRVRSGKEICAQESRPWVKRYQQSFQVSSFSIPS encoded by the exons ATGGCGAAGGCAGCCGGGGTGGTCTggaccctccttctcctcctcgctGTGCTGTGCTGCCAGAGCCCGGCTCAGA GAGCCCCAGCCATGCCGGACAAGTGCTGCTTCAACTTCCAGATGAGAAGGATCAAGAGAGACAACATCGTCGCCTGCTACCCCACCAGCCCCGAGTGCCCGCACCAGGCTGTGAT CTttagggtgaggagtgggaaggaGATCTGCGCCCAGGAGAGCAGGCCCTGGGTGAAGAGGTACCAGCAGAGCTTCCAAGTCAGCTCCTTCTCCATTCCCAGCTAG
- the LOC141473384 gene encoding C-C motif chemokine 13-like yields MKVFSLALISLLLAALWTGSQGVSFRSSYGTCCYKEMFIKKKIPFFLIRSYEKTPSHCSRRAVRVELLKGKKFCVDPEEPWFQQYLQQKKSTSAST; encoded by the exons ATGAAGGTCTTCTCCTTGGCCCTGATCAGTCTGCTGCTGGCGGCTCTCTGGACTGGAAGCCAGGGTGTCTCCT TCCGCAGCTCCTACGGCACCTGCTGCTACAAGGAGATGTTCATCAAGAAGAAAATCCCTTTCTTTCTCATCAGGAGCTACGAGAAGACACCTTCCCACTGCTCCCGCAGAGCTGTGCG TGTGGAGCTGCTCAAGGGGAAGAAGTTCTGCGTGGACCCGGAGGAGCCCTGGTTCCAGCAgtatctgcagcagaaaaagtCAACCAGCGCCTCCACGTGA
- the LOC141473335 gene encoding C-C motif chemokine 4-like: MKVLAATLVALLLVATCSPSQAHLDGVPTACCFSYQKRPVPRALITSVYITSSSCSQPGVILVTKKKKELCADPQAPWVQAHLKHFQTLKN; this comes from the exons ATGAAGGTCCTCGCAGCCACTCTGGTCGCTCTCCTCCTCGTGGCCACCTGCTCCCCGTCCCAGGCTCATCTTG ATGGCGTCCCGACTGCGTGCTGCTTCAGCTACCAGAAACGTCCCGTCCCACGGGCCCTCATCACCTCTGTCTacatcaccagcagcagctgcagccagccGGGGGTGAT CCTGGTCACCAAGAAGAAGAAGGAGCTGTGTGCGGACCCCCAGGCGCCTTGGGTGCAGGCACATCTGAAGCACTTCCAGACCCTGAAGAACTga